From one Streptomyces sp. SCSIO 30461 genomic stretch:
- a CDS encoding phosphatase PAP2 family protein, translating into MNTLRVGRIRQRLHARDAALFGRVASRRWPGAEPVLPRLSTSANHGLLWFGIGAGIWALGGVRGRRAAVRGVASLALASGTVNTLAKGAVRRARPLLDDVPIIRHLPNQPVTSSFPSGHAASAAAFATGVAMESRGWGAAIAPVAASVAFSRVYTGVHFPSDVLVGTALGVGAAYAVRGIVPSRSQLPAPARPRADAPALPEGKGLTVVVNPSSGAQPQLIDPVRQLQTALPQARVVVYDPEAGALPDVLAEAAKAAAESGGALGVCGGDGTVNAAAACALRFDVPLAVLPGGTFNHFAADLGADTIAVACAAVEAGSAVRADVGRIRVLAGAEAGRGAEERRPNRPDANEPRYFLNTFSIGVYPELVRVREHWSPRVGGPAAALIAVLQVLRTARPLRAKVNGRARSVWLLFAGNGAYQSFGMAPTRRHDLSDGLFDVRIAHGGRCARTRLLATAVAGGLARTRLYASARPRRLVISGLPDGTSMAFDGEVVPAPSSLLLDKLDEALTVYRPVVD; encoded by the coding sequence ATGAACACACTCCGGGTGGGAAGAATTCGACAGCGCCTGCACGCCAGGGATGCGGCCCTGTTCGGCAGGGTCGCCTCCCGACGCTGGCCGGGCGCTGAGCCGGTGCTGCCGCGGCTGAGCACCAGCGCCAACCACGGGCTGCTGTGGTTCGGGATCGGCGCCGGCATCTGGGCCCTCGGCGGAGTGCGGGGGCGCCGGGCCGCCGTACGCGGGGTCGCCTCCCTCGCGCTGGCATCGGGCACCGTAAACACCCTGGCCAAGGGGGCGGTGCGGCGAGCCAGACCGCTGCTGGACGACGTCCCGATCATCCGGCATCTGCCGAACCAGCCGGTGACCAGCTCCTTCCCCTCCGGGCACGCCGCCTCCGCCGCCGCGTTCGCGACCGGTGTCGCCATGGAGTCGCGCGGCTGGGGCGCGGCGATCGCCCCGGTCGCCGCTTCGGTGGCCTTCTCGCGCGTCTACACTGGTGTCCACTTCCCCAGCGATGTACTGGTGGGCACCGCACTGGGGGTGGGAGCGGCGTACGCGGTGCGGGGGATCGTGCCGTCCCGTTCGCAGCTCCCGGCTCCAGCCAGGCCCCGGGCCGACGCCCCGGCCCTTCCCGAAGGCAAGGGCCTCACCGTGGTCGTCAATCCGTCCTCCGGGGCACAGCCGCAGCTGATCGACCCGGTGCGCCAGCTCCAGACGGCGCTGCCGCAGGCGCGTGTGGTGGTCTACGACCCCGAGGCCGGCGCGTTGCCCGATGTGCTCGCCGAGGCGGCGAAGGCCGCGGCCGAGTCCGGCGGCGCCCTCGGCGTGTGCGGCGGAGACGGCACGGTGAACGCGGCGGCCGCATGTGCGCTCCGCTTCGACGTCCCCCTCGCCGTACTGCCCGGCGGTACCTTCAACCACTTCGCCGCCGATCTGGGGGCCGACACGATCGCGGTCGCCTGTGCCGCCGTGGAAGCGGGCAGCGCGGTGCGGGCCGATGTGGGCCGGATCAGAGTGCTCGCCGGTGCGGAGGCAGGGCGAGGTGCCGAAGAGCGGCGCCCGAACCGGCCGGATGCGAACGAGCCGCGCTACTTCCTCAACACCTTCAGCATCGGGGTCTACCCGGAGCTGGTGCGCGTCCGGGAGCACTGGTCGCCACGCGTCGGCGGACCGGCGGCAGCCCTGATCGCCGTACTCCAGGTGCTGCGTACGGCCCGCCCGCTGCGCGCCAAGGTCAACGGGAGGGCCAGGTCCGTCTGGCTGCTGTTCGCCGGAAACGGGGCCTACCAGAGTTTCGGTATGGCCCCGACTCGGCGACATGACCTGTCCGACGGCCTGTTCGATGTCCGTATCGCGCACGGCGGGCGGTGCGCCCGCACCCGGCTGCTGGCCACCGCCGTCGCCGGCGGGCTCGCCCGCACCCGGCTGTACGCCTCGGCGCGGCCGCGCCGGCTGGTGATTTCCGGTCTGCCCGATGGCACGAGCATGGCGTTTGACGGCGAGGTCGTGCCCGCCCCGTCCTCGCTGCTGCTCGACAAGCTGGACGAGGCCTTGACGGTGTACCGCCCTGTGGTGGACTGA